Below is a genomic region from Delftia tsuruhatensis.
CCGCCATGGGGCAGCACGCTGCCTGCATGGTTGAGCAGCTGCAGCGCCAGGCGCTGCAGGTCCGGTGCATGGTGCAGGCGCACGGGCAGCAGCCCGGGCGTGTGGCCCAGATGGCGCCGTGCGCATTGCAGCAGCGCATCGATCTGGGATTGGCGCCGCTGCGCATCTTCGGCCTGGCTGCGCGCGCCGGTTTGTCCTCTGCGCCAATCGTAGCGGGCCACTTCCGCCTCGGCGGGCGCGGGCAGCAGCGGCGCCAGCAGGCAGCGCAATCCGGCATGCAGCGCCAGCTGCTTGAGCTGGCGGTAGCAGCCCAGCACGCGGGGGCCTTGCTCGGGAAGCACCATCAGCGGGTGCACGGGCTGGCCTGCCAGATTGGCGGCCAGGGTGTCGGCATCGGCATACAGCATGACGATGGCGTAGCCGCGCACATGGCGCTGCAGCCATTGCATGGGCGCCATGCCGGCCTGCCGCGCCTGCTGGGGCAGCAGCTCCAGTCCCAGGCGGGCCGGCAGCACGGCCACCGAGTGGCCGTGGGGCTCGGGGTGCAGGCCGGTGCGGGCCTGCCATGCGCTTTGCTGGAGCAACTGGGTCAGGCCCGGTGCGTCCGGCGCCTCGCCCTGGCCGGCATCGAGTACCAGCACGGGCAGGCCCAGGCGCTGCAGGCTGGCGCAGACCGGCCACAGCAGGGCCTGCTCGGCCTGGCCTTCGGCGTCCGAGGCCGCATCACGCAGCATGGCCAGCACGCGCAGGCCCGACGGCGCGGAGGCGCCGGGCCGGCCGTGCAGGCCCTGGCCCTGGTGCAACTGGGGAAAGGTCTCAAGCATGGAGGGCCTCGCTGTCCATGGTGCTGGGGCTGGAGGGGGTGAAGAAGAAGTCCAGGTCCAGCGCCTTGGGGTCGAAGGCCGAGCGGCTGGCCGATCGCATGGATGCGGACACCAGTTGCTGCGCATCGGCACGCTCCCAGTCCTCAGGCACGCGCTGGCCGTTGGTCACGCCGCGCAATTGCATCTGGTGGCGGATCAGCGTGTCCACCGAGGGGCCCAGCTTCACGGCCTCGTCCACCTTGGTGAGGATGGCCTGGCTGGAGCCACGTGCCTTGAAGGCCTGCATCACATCGTCCAGCGCATCGCCCTGGCCGGCCGCGTTGACGGCCAGCAGCTTGTGCACGCCGGGCAGGTCCAGCAGGTCCAGGATCTCGTCCTTGCGCGGATCACGCGGTGCCACGCCCGTGGTGTCGATCAGCACCAGCTGCTTGTTGGCCAGCAGGCCCAGCAGGTCCTGCAGCGCGGCGCGGTCATGGGCCAGGTGGGCGACCATGCCCAGCATGCGGCCGTAGGAGCGCAGCTGGTCGTGGGCGCCGACGCGGTAGGTGTCCAGGGTGATCAGGCCCACGCTGGAGGCACCGTATTTGGCCGCGCACAGGGCGGCGAGCTTGGCCGTGGTCGTGGTCTTGCCCACGCCGGTGGAGCCCACCAGGGCGTAGACGCCACCTTGCTCGTACAGCGGCTCCTGGCCGGCATCGGTGCGCAGGTTGCGCTCCAGCACCTGCATCAGCCAGCGCACGGCGTCGCCTGCGGACAGGTCCTGGGGCAGATGCTCGACCAGCGCGCGGGCCAGCACGGGGGAGTAGCCCGCGCGGATCAGCTTGTGCGTGAGGTTGGCGTGGATGGGGTTCTGGCGCGTCTGGCCCAGCCAGGTCAGGGTGTTGAAGCGTTCCTCGATCAGGTCGCGCATGGACTGCAGCTCGTCGCGCAGTGCCTGGGCGCCCAGCGCGGGGGCCGGTTCGGCGCGCAGCGCTTCGCGGGCCGGGGCCTCGACGCCAGTGCGCAGCGGGTTGTGGCGGGCCACGGAAGGCGCCGCCGGGGCCTTGGGCTGGGGCATGGCCTGGGGCGCGGCGCCGGGCGTCTCGCGCAGCGCATCACCGAGGCTGCGGCGCTGGGCGAAGCTGGGCAGCGGCTCATCCTCGCCTGCGGCTTCATGGCGACGGCGCAGCATGCGTTCGCGCACATAGTCCTGGAAGGACAGCGTGCTCATGGCCAGCTGTTCCGTGTCTTCCTGCACGCTCTGGCGCAGGCCGGCCGGCTCGACGCCTTCGGGCGACAGCGAGGCGGCCTGCGAAGCCACCTGTGGTGCGCGGGCAGCGGCAGGCTGGGCCGCGCGCAGACGCGACTGGGCCTGGATCAGCTGGGCCTGCAGTTGGGAGGGCAGGCCCGTAGTCTCCTCGGCGGCACGCCGCTCGATGGCCTGCTGCAACGGCGTGCCGCTGGCGGCCGCCTTGCTGTGCTCCAGCGTGTCCTCGGCCGTGGCCATGACCTCCACGCCGTCGGGCGTGCTGCGGTTGGACAGGATCAGGGTGCCTGCGCCGAAAGCCATGCGCGCCTTGGCCAGGGCCTCGCGGGAGGTAGGGGCGTAGAAGCGTTTGATGTTCATGCGGATGCACCTTTAAGAATCGAGCCGATGCGGATGGTGTGCGTCTCGGGGATCTCGCTGTGGGCGAGAACCTGCAGACGCGGTGCCACGCGGCGCACCAGGCGGGCAATGGAGTTGCGGATGGAGTCGGGAACCA
It encodes:
- the flhF gene encoding flagellar biosynthesis protein FlhF, which codes for MNIKRFYAPTSREALAKARMAFGAGTLILSNRSTPDGVEVMATAEDTLEHSKAAASGTPLQQAIERRAAEETTGLPSQLQAQLIQAQSRLRAAQPAAARAPQVASQAASLSPEGVEPAGLRQSVQEDTEQLAMSTLSFQDYVRERMLRRRHEAAGEDEPLPSFAQRRSLGDALRETPGAAPQAMPQPKAPAAPSVARHNPLRTGVEAPAREALRAEPAPALGAQALRDELQSMRDLIEERFNTLTWLGQTRQNPIHANLTHKLIRAGYSPVLARALVEHLPQDLSAGDAVRWLMQVLERNLRTDAGQEPLYEQGGVYALVGSTGVGKTTTTAKLAALCAAKYGASSVGLITLDTYRVGAHDQLRSYGRMLGMVAHLAHDRAALQDLLGLLANKQLVLIDTTGVAPRDPRKDEILDLLDLPGVHKLLAVNAAGQGDALDDVMQAFKARGSSQAILTKVDEAVKLGPSVDTLIRHQMQLRGVTNGQRVPEDWERADAQQLVSASMRSASRSAFDPKALDLDFFFTPSSPSTMDSEALHA